The Gallus gallus isolate bGalGal1 chromosome 5, bGalGal1.mat.broiler.GRCg7b, whole genome shotgun sequence region AAGGGGAGGTGCTGGCAAGGAACTCCCGCATCCGTGTGGAGctggtgtgcatgtgcacaagggagcagcagctgggggacgtgctgtgcttcctccaccactctgaggaggagctgagccaaaatcagcagcccagcctcctACAGACGCTCTGCAccggctcctacctggatgtgCAGAAAACTGCCGCCTGGTTCAACAAGCAGGTACCAAGAACCTGGAGGCTCACGCACCGGGCACACCGTTACGGCCTTAaggtgctgccctccagccgcTCCTGCAAGCTCCAGGTGACAGACACCTCCAGCGGGGAAAAAGTCCACGTTGAGCTGCTGTTCGGGGTGCAGCAAGGCAACCTGGacatcttcctgagcagccagaaCGCAGAGGCCGTCTTTACGCCCAGCACAACATGGCCGCAGAGCTGCGCTGTGGCGGAAAGGAAGTACTTCGAGTACGTGGCCAGGACCGCTGGACCCAACAGCTGCCACCTCGTCTGcctgaggctctttgctcacatcctggtgggcatggGCTTTTCCAGCTACACCATCAAgactcttctcctccacctcctagCCATCATCCCTTTGGAGGACTGGCGCAGGAGGCATTTCCTGAGCCGGCTGGAGAATCTCCTGCAATACCTGCAATACTGCCTGAACGACAAACTCCTGAACCACTTCCTCCTTGGCAACGCGACCATGCCTGACGAGGTTGTCCTGCCGCAGGCCTTCCAAACAGCCAGCCCGCTCAACCTCTTTCAGCACCTGGAGCAGGACCCGGACGCCCACTCCCGGGCACTGCGTGACTTCAAGGAGCTGAAAGATCGCCtcttcagactgctgctgtttggacgCTGAAAGAGGCCTTTGTCAGAACCCTCCTTTCTTGGGCTCAAAGCTCACATGCTGTGAGCAATAAGACTCTGAGCTATCTAGGAGgccagaggtgggtgttgccgtGTGGCAGTCAGCATCAGGTTGTGGGCAGTTTACAtccaaaaggatttctttggaGAGAGTTTGCCGGCTAAAGATCTGGGCTGAGACCAAACGACTCCAGCTTGGTACAGGAGATTTGGGAATAGTACCATTGTATCCTGTGAGGGCAAGACGCAagtgggcacctccctgctccctcttatctgctggcaaggcccagaagatgggaacaaaaggagttcctgctaTGGTcccaaaaggaagaagctgtcactccaaagacaGCCAA contains the following coding sequences:
- the LOC124418380 gene encoding inositol 1,4,5-trisphosphate receptor-interacting protein-like 1 — translated: MALVLVLALLVRALIVSGSDHAVMLEHVQQHEKEQRNGEQSWVDMSALLFTLLDYWKIWLCTGLFVFLFWNMWRSLKRKQHEEGGQQERQELEEQVEEVEPEEQQEQVEQEEQLERVEEVEQEDQVEHVEQEEQEEREDQGEQVQQEEQVEEVEREDEEDEYFYHSALTRYIARRAWKKMQGKATKCVLVEELMRDLLQTYTFVYSNSFYPVLQPAIGVGSAFEGWSPCEEDIVYRLLVPIKAPHGHVFHPELGEEGEVLARNSRIRVELVCMCTREQQLGDVLCFLHHSEEELSQNQQPSLLQTLCTGSYLDVQKTAAWFNKQVPRTWRLTHRAHRYGLKVLPSSRSCKLQVTDTSSGEKVHVELLFGVQQGNLDIFLSSQNAEAVFTPSTTWPQSCAVAERKYFEYVARTAGPNSCHLVCLRLFAHILVGMGFSSYTIKTLLLHLLAIIPLEDWRRRHFLSRLENLLQYLQYCLNDKLLNHFLLGNATMPDEVVLPQAFQTASPLNLFQHLEQDPDAHSRALRDFKELKDRLFRLLLFGR